The DNA segment TATTCCTTGATATAATaaagatgatgaaaataatatttttttttttccctttttattttcattattattattaaatgtgtctaatgtatacatttttttatctaaacTTAATTTGCTATGTAAACATAAAATTACAATATCTTTTAACGCTTCAAATTCCTTttcataatttaatttttccgAATTATCCTCTTTAACATTTGGCTTGTCATCAAAAATTTTGTTCTCTTTGACATTTGGCTTGTCATCAAAAATTTTGTTCTCTTTAACATTTGGCTTGTCGTCTAAAATTTTGTTCTCTTTAACATTTGGCTtgtcatttatattaatttggcTAATTGCTAAATCAGTAAATACAAAAGGGTTTGAAGAAATGGAAAAGTTGacattttctttatcataataaaaagaattaCAAAAATTGTTAACAATATTATCtttgaaattatttttaaagtGGTTACATTTCAAATAtagcaaaaataaatagcctttaaatatatagtgcttaaaaatagcatatataaattgtaaCATTTTTACAGTTGgcataataataacaatttttgacaaattatttgatataatttctttatgaattatattaaaaagtaTTAAAGCAAATTTATCAGAATCgtaaattaaatattcttgttttaaaaaaatatgagtaggaatattttttcctttattttgttcataattattattgttattgtcatacattttataattattataatcactattacttaattttaattttcttattttttcttcaggaccttcatatttatattcttcATCTTCTTTTTCAATCAATGACATATCcaagttattatttttttcctcaTCTTTTGATATACTATCAGTTTGATCTAATTTAGTACCCctttcaatattatatatatcattacacttttttttattttccattaCAATTTCATTGTCTATTTCTTCAAATGGTTTATTCGTTTCATATGATGTGTCATTATAAtagataatatttttgtcttgtttatttatacaatttttattgttttgattttttgaaaattcagatttaaaattaattagaTCATTTGTGTGTGCATTTAATTGTTTTGTTTCACTCCGTTCTGATTGAGTATGTAcaataaatgaattaaatttattaacatgttcataaaacatttttgaaTCTTTCGCATACCAAAGTTTGCCTATATCATcacaatttaatatattgttttgATAAATTTGTAATAATTGATCATTAAATTTATGATAAAGTTGGAATTGTAAATTCTGTACatgttcataatatttttgataaaagCTTTTATCATttgaattaaaattaatcGTATTCATAAGAATAGAAgaatagaaaatattattatcaaatatacaattatgtacaaaatttaaatataaataatttaaacgTAATAATCTATATGCTAactgttttaaaaaattattaactatacatgttaataaaattgtttGATGTCCTTTaggtaatatattttttattattaatatattttttaggtaattttgatttaaaagaaaataagcTTCATCAATAATTATTGTatcacataaaaaaaataagttagAAAAAGAAgttgaatattttatatggtTAATAAAAGACACCGGGGTtgtaataattatatgaggtttttttttttttaattcatttatttcaccttgcatgttcatattttttctacCATGAATATAATGACATATTATATTACATGGATGAtacattattaattttttaatgatattatatgtttgttctactaaaataatatttggaCAAATTATTAAAGCATGCACATAATTCTCTttaatttt comes from the Plasmodium yoelii strain 17X genome assembly, chromosome: 6 genome and includes:
- a CDS encoding DEAD box ATP-dependent RNA helicase, putative, translated to MILQIKLKNVKNCLKILTHLKNERKRTFLTCKEIECIIPIADDNNHPQKIINSHAYNINNGNNGNGNNKNIYDHNDNDENKNIYDHNDNKPNANFNSQHEQSNYLANFANEQNKIVYDNINDLNEFCLKKFKKIKSELCIQTSSNREYIPFHFYDTFLSNTTFQKNCINYVDNVMNLNGPKENSFFSFEKADKNNEENKNNDGACKTLNNIKNNSEHNNKNMTKSEISSKIIFNKSYIEKLCKYKYLQNINIDSYIKLSLLKNFNIKYLTTNQYCLFPLFFKDLDLLVYSFKGSGKTVGYAIPLLHKIIIQINKLKKYHKIKENYVHALIICPNIILVEQTYNIIKKLIMYHPCNIICHYIHGRKNMNMQGEINELKKKKPHIIITTPVSFINHIKYSTSFSNLFFLCDTIIIDEAYFLLNQNYLKNILIIKNILPKGHQTILLTCIVNNFLKQLAYRLLRLNYLYLNFVHNCIFDNNIFYSSILMNTINFNSNDKSFYQKYYEHVQNLQFQLYHKFNDQLLQIYQNNILNCDDIGKLWYAKDSKMFYEHVNKFNSFIVHTQSERSETKQLNAHTNDLINFKSEFSKNQNNKNCINKQDKNIIYYNDTSYETNKPFEEIDNEIVMENKKKCNDIYNIERGTKLDQTDSISKDEEKNNNLDMSLIEKEDEEYKYEGPEEKIRKLKLSNSDYNNYKMYDNNNNNYEQNKGKNIPTHIFLKQEYLIYDSDKFALILFNIIHKEIISNNLSKIVIIMPTVKMLQFIYAIFKHYIFKGYLFLLYLKCNHFKNNFKDNIVNNFCNSFYYDKENVNFSISSNPFVFTDLAISQININDKPNVKENKILDDKPNVKENKIFDDKPNVKENKIFDDKPNVKEDNSEKLNYEKEFEALKDIVILCLHSKLSLDKKMYTLDTFNNNNENKKGKKKILFSSSLLYQGIEIDNVDLVIQVGIRTNIDEYILTTNISTSKNTAGRSLLLLNELEGHYLYCLYKNNIMISSVGKDYLNYLYKDNNILEYLLKYKRDRKIIPQNYNKEDITNLNDLVIEYKNENKEKNNKYNYFYNYPLKHIEWHTHKHLLCSCELMYRSLLGFYCEKNNFLKYEKWQVPSLIKNIIYSFGYFENFYITKCMAARLQIINAPDLYIKFNATPKSVLMSSLPSYKGYKSKINELKQKHATSSFDLQENSDPCDKSYL